One genomic region from Hyalangium ruber encodes:
- a CDS encoding type II toxin-antitoxin system RelE/ParE family toxin, giving the protein MSPERTFEVEWTQVALTDLEELLDFIAQDNPAAAEAALDRLSQAAQRLEQSPKRGRVVPELSRFELRLYRELIVRPWRIIYRVGQRRVFVLAVLDGRRDLEQVLLARLLRRE; this is encoded by the coding sequence GTGAGTCCCGAGCGGACCTTCGAGGTCGAGTGGACGCAGGTCGCGCTCACGGACCTGGAAGAGCTGCTGGACTTCATCGCGCAGGACAATCCGGCCGCGGCGGAGGCCGCGCTGGACCGGCTGAGTCAGGCCGCGCAGCGCCTGGAGCAATCCCCCAAGCGAGGGCGGGTCGTGCCCGAGCTCTCCCGGTTCGAGCTGCGGCTCTATCGGGAGCTCATTGTACGGCCCTGGCGCATCATCTATCGCGTGGGACAGCGGCGGGTCTTCGTGCTGGCCGTCCTGGATGGACGACGAGACCTGGAGCAGGTGTTGTTGGCGCGGCTGCTGCGGCGCGAGTGA
- a CDS encoding type II toxin-antitoxin system Phd/YefM family antitoxin, with the protein MKLTEDIKPVTYMKTRAAELLREVKRSRRPVVITQHGEAQAVVLDVATYEALRDATLLLQLTAQGEEDVQAGRTVPQAEAFARARKRLAQRERQG; encoded by the coding sequence ATGAAGCTGACCGAGGACATCAAGCCGGTGACCTACATGAAGACGCGCGCCGCGGAGCTGCTGCGCGAGGTGAAGCGGTCGCGCCGGCCCGTGGTGATTACCCAACACGGTGAGGCGCAGGCGGTGGTCCTGGATGTCGCGACGTACGAGGCGCTCCGGGACGCCACCTTGCTCCTCCAGCTCACCGCGCAGGGGGAGGAGGATGTCCAGGCAGGCCGCACCGTGCCCCAGGCGGAGGCCTTCGCGCGGGCCCGGAAGCGGCTCGCCCAGCGGGAGCGGCAGGGGTGA
- a CDS encoding POT family MFS transporter produces the protein MAETPSATSNRFPPQIPFIIGNEACERFSFYGMRNILTVFLIDYLLKNANPDPGAREAMAKSYFHLFMSGVYFFPLFGGYFADRFFGKYRIILWLSLLYCVGHACLAVFEHSPAGFYTGLFLIALGSGGIKPCVSAMVGDQFTAENKHLMKKVFAIFYWSINFGSFFASLIIPWTLKNYGPSVAFGIPGVLMFIATIIYWAGRRHYVVVPPSGRNPNSFGAVMSTAFLNFSQRPDRKDWLSGARKKHPEESIEGVRAVFRINMLLMPTIPFFWMLFDQKASTWVVQARSMDPKVGDFTFQASQMQFVNPALVMILIPVLTGVVYPAFQRMGWELTPLRRMPMGLIIGAFSFVIAGFYQVLMEGGTTLNITWQILPYIVLTLAEILVSTTGLEFAYTQAPREMKSVVQSLWLLNTTLANVAVAIAAALNIFTGSAQFFFYAGMAVVAGIGMAFMATRYKVHDYYQEAKPIPVGEHAAPDLATKGS, from the coding sequence ATGGCCGAGACTCCTTCCGCGACGAGCAATCGCTTCCCGCCGCAGATTCCCTTCATCATCGGCAACGAGGCGTGTGAGCGCTTCAGCTTCTACGGGATGCGGAACATCCTCACGGTGTTCCTCATCGACTACCTGCTGAAGAACGCCAACCCAGACCCGGGCGCCCGCGAGGCGATGGCCAAGTCGTACTTCCACCTCTTCATGTCCGGGGTCTACTTCTTCCCGCTCTTCGGCGGGTACTTCGCGGACCGCTTCTTCGGCAAGTACCGCATCATCCTCTGGCTGAGCCTGCTGTACTGCGTGGGCCACGCCTGTCTGGCTGTCTTCGAGCACAGCCCCGCCGGCTTCTACACGGGCCTGTTCCTCATCGCCCTGGGCTCGGGCGGCATCAAGCCGTGCGTCTCCGCCATGGTGGGCGACCAGTTCACCGCCGAGAACAAGCACCTGATGAAGAAGGTCTTCGCCATCTTCTACTGGTCCATCAACTTCGGCTCGTTCTTCGCCTCGCTGATCATCCCCTGGACCCTCAAGAACTACGGGCCCTCGGTCGCCTTCGGCATTCCCGGCGTGCTGATGTTCATCGCCACCATCATCTACTGGGCCGGCCGGCGCCACTACGTCGTCGTCCCGCCCAGCGGCCGCAACCCGAACTCCTTCGGCGCGGTCATGAGCACGGCGTTCCTCAACTTCAGCCAGCGACCGGACCGCAAGGACTGGCTCTCCGGCGCGCGCAAGAAGCACCCCGAGGAGTCCATCGAGGGCGTGCGCGCCGTCTTCCGCATCAACATGCTGCTGATGCCCACCATCCCCTTCTTCTGGATGCTCTTCGACCAGAAGGCCTCCACCTGGGTGGTACAGGCGCGCTCCATGGATCCGAAGGTCGGCGACTTCACCTTCCAGGCGAGCCAGATGCAGTTCGTGAACCCCGCGCTGGTGATGATCCTCATCCCCGTGCTCACCGGCGTGGTCTACCCCGCCTTCCAGCGGATGGGCTGGGAGCTCACCCCGCTGCGCCGCATGCCCATGGGGCTCATCATCGGCGCGTTCTCGTTCGTCATCGCCGGCTTCTACCAGGTGCTCATGGAGGGCGGCACGACGCTCAACATCACCTGGCAGATCCTCCCGTACATCGTGCTCACGCTGGCGGAGATCCTCGTGTCCACCACGGGCCTGGAGTTCGCGTACACGCAGGCCCCGCGCGAGATGAAGAGCGTGGTGCAGAGCCTGTGGCTGCTCAACACCACCCTGGCCAACGTGGCGGTGGCCATCGCCGCCGCGCTCAACATCTTCACCGGCTCGGCCCAGTTCTTCTTCTACGCGGGCATGGCGGTGGTGGCCGGCATCGGCATGGCCTTCATGGCCACCCGCTACAAGGTCCACGACTACTACCAGGAGGCCAAGCCCATCCCCGTGGGCGAGCACGCCGCTCCGGACCTGGCTACCAAGGGCAGCTGA